A genomic region of Carassius carassius chromosome 27, fCarCar2.1, whole genome shotgun sequence contains the following coding sequences:
- the LOC132107412 gene encoding trace amine-associated receptor 7e-like: MNAQTLFANATVSRIQLSVDFSEPGHYILFAYHIIFSTSAVLLSGSVVIGILKTKHLRIQNRFMFMLSTSMSDVFTGLYAYYSGLFDVQEEFPFRNVIYNILQSFLGVNLLVFMFAQFDRYCAVCYPFIYERFVSRTVVICVCSYCWFHACVLNQLVKNLTPGLIANQFFSYNNTLVQIVVLTNVGVTIKLFFVAKHQVARDPPSAERDSKAESIKIIIVVVISFLIFWYPAFINIIVKQVSKYGIYSKNDGTNPFLILARFNALSTSALYIWGSPSLRTAVWRIGWYKVLPQCKRR; encoded by the coding sequence ATGAACGCCCAGACTCTCTTCGCAAATGCCACCGTGTCTCGCATTCAACTCTCTGTTGACTTCTCCGAACCTGGACACTACATTCTATTTGCTTACCACATCATATTCTCCACAAGTGCGGTTCTGCTCTCAGGATCTGTAGTCATCGGGATCCTAAAAACGAAGCATCTCCGAATTCAGAACAGATTCATGTTCATGCTGAGCACAAGCATGAGTGACGTTTTTACGGGCCTGTATGCTTATTACTCGGGTCTTTTTGACGTTCAAGAGGAATTCCCATTCAGAAACgtaatttacaatattttacagtcTTTCCTCGGTGTAAACCTTTTAGTCTTCATGTTTGCCCAGTTTGATAGATACTGCGCCGTGTGTTATCCTTTCATCTACGAGCGCTTCGTCTCACGCACTGTAGTCATTTGTGTCTGTTCGTACTGCTGGTTCCACGCTTGCGTTCTGAACCAGCTTGTGAAGAATTTGACCCCAGGTTTAATAGCTAACCAGTTTTTTTCATACAACAACACCTTGGTACAAATTGTCGTGTTGACCAATGTGGGGGTGACGATTAAACTGTTCTTCGTTGCCAAACATCAAGTTGCACGAGACCCGCCAAGTGCGGAGAGGGACAGCAAGGCAGAGTCTATAAAGATTATAATAGTCGTCGTTATTAGTTTTTTAATCTTCTGGTACCCCGCTTTTATAAACATAATTGTAAAGCAAGTTTCTAAATACGGTATTTATTCTAAAAACGACGGCACGAACCCGTTTTTAATACTGGCTCGTTTCAATGCACTGTCTACTTCGGCGCTATACATTTGGGGCAGTCCGTCTTTACGCACTGCTGTGTGGCGCATCGGTTGGTACAAGGTTTTACCACAGTGCAAAAGAAGGTGA